A genomic stretch from Flavobacterium humidisoli includes:
- the rplT gene encoding 50S ribosomal protein L20 yields the protein MPRSVNSVAKRARRKKIMKQAKGFFGRRKNVWTVAKNAVEKAMSYAYRDRKQNKRNFRSLWIQRINAGARLEGMSYSQFMGKVKANGIELNRKVLADLAMNHPEAFKAILNKVK from the coding sequence ATGCCAAGATCGGTAAATTCAGTTGCTAAAAGAGCAAGAAGAAAAAAAATAATGAAGCAAGCCAAAGGTTTCTTTGGAAGACGTAAAAACGTTTGGACAGTTGCTAAGAATGCAGTAGAGAAAGCGATGAGCTACGCTTACCGCGATAGAAAACAAAACAAAAGAAATTTCCGTTCATTATGGATTCAACGTATCAACGCTGGAGCTAGATTAGAAGGGATGTCTTATTCTCAATTCATGGGGAAAGTTAAAGCTAACGGAATCGAATTGAACCGTAAAGTTCTTGCAGATTTAGCTATGAATCACCCAGAAGCTTTCAAAGCTATTCTTAATAAAGTAAAATAA
- a CDS encoding response regulator transcription factor has protein sequence MNAAIKIALVDDEILFRKGISFLLQREENIDILFEASNGDELIAQLNERETKPDIIIMDLKMPVLNGVEATKIIRKLFPDIKIIALTSYDTKSFIANMIQVGAVAYLIKNTTPKDLIHTINEVAKKGFYYNENVLKTIQETIVSPKNTRGGLETNFLSPREIEILQLICQQKTTAEIAEHLFLSPRTIEGHRNNLLLKTESRNIAGLVVYAIQNELAVLTI, from the coding sequence ATGAATGCTGCTATTAAAATTGCTCTAGTCGATGATGAAATTTTGTTTCGAAAAGGAATTTCTTTTTTATTACAGAGAGAAGAAAATATAGATATTCTCTTTGAAGCCTCAAATGGTGATGAGCTTATTGCGCAACTTAATGAAAGAGAAACTAAACCTGATATCATAATAATGGACTTAAAGATGCCCGTCTTAAACGGAGTCGAAGCCACAAAAATTATTAGAAAATTGTTTCCCGATATTAAAATTATTGCATTGACTAGCTACGATACCAAATCGTTTATTGCAAATATGATTCAAGTTGGCGCAGTAGCTTACTTAATAAAAAATACAACTCCAAAAGATTTAATTCATACCATCAATGAAGTAGCAAAAAAAGGATTCTATTACAATGAAAATGTTTTAAAAACAATTCAAGAAACAATAGTTTCTCCTAAAAATACAAGAGGCGGTTTAGAAACTAATTTCCTTTCGCCGCGCGAAATAGAAATTCTGCAATTAATTTGCCAGCAGAAAACTACAGCAGAAATTGCAGAACATCTTTTTTTAAGTCCAAGAACTATAGAAGGACACAGAAATAATTTATTACTTAAAACAGAATCGCGAAATATAGCTGGCTTAGTTGTTTATGCTATTCAGAATGAATTGGCAGTTTTAACAATCTAG
- a CDS encoding tetratricopeptide repeat-containing sensor histidine kinase produces the protein MMQKANAFWDLEKNDSALFYFNKTQLLCVPKANYADDYVGALNSMVEIFQQYGNYSEAETTLIKAFPYLEKTTNVKHAVNAYTFMAYNYLYMYDYEKALYYHRKALKKAISTFRKARILSEIAFAYMHQEKYQEAIDLLEPISRYRIEDKITQSNTNIQRAAILYNLGLCYLRLGGHKEASFKCFKESLELTLTLNDDYELIGNYYAFYLYYSKYNNPELKKINAEKAYYYSKKTKSATNEIKMLAYLLEADNARNSKKHWKVYSRKIDSLLISRKKAKNQFADIIYTSKKDKEENLELKNQKAENELELQRQKNRSFISYIVISISTFTLFFIAYYITNKGRKEKNDAVFESEIRISNKLHDELTTDIYDTLVFAKNHKLENLENKEKFLYNLNNIYSKTRNISRENSAIIINEDYENVLKEMISGYTTSNLNIIINGLNSLSWSKIDRVKKITIFRVVQEIFDQAKIISNASLASITFKKNESTIVMTYADNCTKIQDDINLNKRFANIENRLKPVRGTFSVALNPNQGFKVFVKLPI, from the coding sequence ATGATGCAAAAAGCAAATGCTTTTTGGGATTTAGAAAAAAATGATAGTGCTCTTTTTTATTTCAACAAAACACAATTATTATGCGTTCCAAAAGCTAATTATGCAGATGATTATGTAGGTGCATTAAACAGTATGGTAGAAATTTTTCAGCAATATGGCAATTATTCTGAAGCAGAAACTACACTTATAAAAGCATTCCCTTATTTAGAAAAAACCACCAATGTAAAGCATGCCGTTAATGCTTATACCTTTATGGCCTACAACTATTTGTATATGTATGACTATGAGAAGGCGCTATATTATCATAGAAAAGCATTAAAAAAGGCAATCTCAACTTTTAGAAAAGCACGAATATTATCTGAAATTGCATTTGCATATATGCACCAGGAAAAGTATCAAGAGGCAATAGATTTATTAGAACCAATTTCTAGATACAGAATTGAAGATAAAATCACGCAATCAAATACAAATATTCAGCGTGCAGCTATATTGTATAATTTAGGCCTTTGCTATTTACGACTTGGAGGTCATAAAGAAGCTTCATTTAAATGCTTTAAAGAAAGTTTAGAATTAACTCTTACACTTAACGACGATTATGAACTAATTGGCAATTACTATGCTTTTTATTTATACTACTCCAAATATAACAATCCAGAGCTAAAAAAAATTAATGCAGAGAAAGCTTACTATTACTCAAAAAAAACAAAATCGGCAACAAATGAAATTAAAATGTTAGCCTATCTACTCGAAGCGGATAATGCTAGGAATTCAAAAAAACACTGGAAAGTTTATAGTAGAAAAATTGACAGTCTCCTTATTAGCAGGAAAAAAGCAAAAAATCAATTTGCTGATATTATATATACTTCTAAGAAAGATAAAGAAGAAAATTTAGAACTTAAAAATCAAAAAGCAGAAAACGAATTAGAGCTTCAAAGGCAAAAAAATAGAAGTTTTATTTCATACATAGTAATTTCTATCAGTACTTTCACTTTGTTTTTTATTGCTTATTATATTACTAATAAAGGGCGAAAGGAAAAAAATGATGCTGTTTTTGAAAGCGAAATACGCATATCAAACAAATTGCATGATGAACTAACAACAGATATCTATGATACATTAGTTTTTGCAAAAAATCACAAATTAGAAAATCTCGAAAACAAGGAAAAATTTCTTTATAACTTGAACAATATTTATTCCAAAACAAGAAATATTTCAAGAGAAAACAGTGCTATTATCATTAATGAAGATTACGAAAATGTCCTAAAAGAAATGATTTCAGGATATACAACTTCTAATTTAAATATTATTATAAATGGTTTAAACTCATTATCCTGGTCTAAAATTGATCGTGTAAAAAAAATAACTATTTTCCGTGTTGTTCAGGAAATTTTTGATCAGGCAAAAATTATCAGTAATGCTTCGCTGGCAAGTATCACATTTAAGAAGAATGAGAGCACCATAGTAATGACCTACGCTGACAACTGTACCAAAATTCAAGATGATATTAATTTAAACAAGAGATTTGCTAATATTGAAAATCGTCTTAAACCAGTACGAGGAACCTTTAGTGTTGCTTTAAATCCAAATCAAGGGTTTAAGGTTTTTGTAAAACTTCCAATATAA
- a CDS encoding asparagine synthetase B: MNKSLFYLFILLISFNAKASFILLPMDETTQQNHLKAYGITYWCLSRDYKVSWLLNYRGGSFLLPDADEIRKECKIRGVSFEVISDSEQASILNEISSPSQNMESVILEKAPKIAVYTPKGKQPWDDAVTLVLTYAEIPFTPIYDEEVLSDQLLMYDWLHLHHEDFTGQYGKFYAAYKNTPWYIDQKRDAEALATKLGYAKVSQEKGAVAKKIRDFVIGGGFMFAMCSATDSFDIALAADGVDICEAMFDGDPSESNYQSKLNYNNSFAFKNFTLERRPEVYEFSDIDMTTKRRIVMEKDYFTLMEFSAKWDPIPSMLCQNHTQLVKGFMGQTTSFDTSLIKSNILIMGTCELNGESRYIHGEKGKGMFTFFGGHDPEDFQHQVGDPPTVLDLHPNSPGYRLILNNVLFPAARKKKLKT; encoded by the coding sequence ATGAATAAAAGTTTATTCTACCTTTTTATACTATTAATTTCATTTAATGCAAAAGCTTCGTTTATCTTACTTCCGATGGACGAAACCACGCAGCAAAATCATTTAAAAGCTTACGGAATTACTTACTGGTGTTTGAGTAGGGATTATAAAGTAAGCTGGCTTTTAAATTATCGTGGAGGTTCTTTCTTACTTCCTGATGCTGATGAAATTAGAAAAGAATGTAAAATAAGAGGAGTTAGTTTTGAAGTGATTTCAGATAGTGAACAGGCCTCTATTTTAAACGAAATTTCGAGCCCTTCTCAAAATATGGAATCGGTGATTTTAGAAAAAGCGCCTAAAATCGCCGTTTATACTCCAAAGGGAAAACAACCGTGGGATGATGCAGTAACTTTGGTTTTGACTTATGCCGAAATTCCTTTTACTCCCATTTATGATGAAGAAGTTTTAAGCGATCAGTTATTAATGTACGATTGGCTTCATTTGCATCACGAAGATTTTACCGGACAATACGGAAAGTTTTATGCAGCCTACAAAAATACACCTTGGTATATTGATCAAAAAAGAGATGCTGAGGCTTTGGCGACAAAATTAGGATATGCAAAGGTGTCGCAGGAAAAAGGTGCAGTGGCAAAAAAAATTAGAGATTTTGTAATTGGTGGCGGTTTTATGTTTGCCATGTGTTCTGCAACAGATAGTTTTGATATTGCCCTTGCAGCAGATGGAGTTGATATTTGCGAAGCTATGTTTGATGGTGATCCTAGCGAATCTAATTATCAGTCAAAATTGAATTATAATAATTCTTTTGCCTTCAAAAACTTTACTTTAGAAAGAAGACCAGAAGTTTACGAGTTTTCAGACATCGACATGACAACGAAAAGACGCATTGTGATGGAAAAAGATTATTTTACGTTAATGGAATTTTCTGCAAAATGGGACCCAATTCCAAGTATGTTATGTCAAAATCATACCCAGTTAGTAAAAGGTTTTATGGGACAGACTACTTCATTTGATACGTCTTTAATAAAATCGAATATCTTGATTATGGGGACATGCGAATTAAATGGCGAGTCAAGATACATTCATGGAGAAAAAGGAAAGGGAATGTTTACTTTTTTTGGAGGACATGACCCAGAAGATTTTCAACATCAGGTTGGAGATCCGCCAACGGTTTTAGATTTGCATCCTAATTCGCCTGGATATAGATTGATTTTGAATAATGTTCTATTTCCAGCCGCTAGAAAAAAGAAACTTAAAACCTAA
- a CDS encoding endonuclease/exonuclease/phosphatase family protein yields the protein MKKTLSLVLLLFVFISFAQTKVVSWNIENFGKSKSDSHLNYIAKIISNYDIIAIQEVVAGNGGAQTVAKLAAVLNQKGNKWDYQISDPTSGSSYKTERYAFIWKTNKAKLKTKPWLERKYSVEIDREPYFATFEINKKTITLVNFHAITQKKQPETEIKYFKFLPNEYPDLNLVFLGDFNCPEKHTVFNPLKKNGYASVLKNQKTTLKQQCKNNICLASEFDNIFYKTSNLQVINSGIIKFYEDFDSLQNARKISDHIPIWFEFSIN from the coding sequence ATGAAAAAAACGCTCAGCCTCGTCTTATTATTATTTGTATTTATATCTTTTGCACAAACCAAAGTAGTATCCTGGAATATCGAAAACTTTGGAAAATCAAAATCTGATTCTCATTTAAATTATATCGCCAAAATAATTTCTAATTATGATATAATCGCAATTCAAGAAGTTGTTGCGGGAAACGGAGGCGCTCAAACTGTTGCGAAACTTGCTGCAGTGCTTAATCAAAAAGGAAATAAATGGGATTACCAAATAAGTGATCCTACTTCTGGAAGCAGTTACAAAACAGAGCGCTATGCTTTTATTTGGAAAACCAATAAAGCCAAATTGAAGACTAAGCCATGGTTAGAAAGAAAATATAGCGTAGAAATTGATCGCGAACCCTATTTTGCCACGTTTGAAATTAATAAAAAGACGATCACGCTCGTTAATTTTCATGCAATAACGCAAAAAAAACAACCCGAAACCGAAATCAAATACTTCAAGTTTTTACCAAACGAATATCCTGATCTAAATCTTGTGTTCTTAGGCGATTTTAACTGTCCCGAAAAACACACTGTTTTTAATCCGTTGAAAAAAAACGGGTATGCTTCTGTATTAAAAAATCAAAAAACTACTCTTAAACAGCAATGCAAAAACAATATTTGTCTTGCATCTGAGTTTGACAATATCTTTTATAAGACATCCAATCTACAGGTCATTAATTCTGGAATTATTAAATTCTACGAAGATTTTGATTCTTTACAAAATGCAAGAAAAATTTCCGATCATATTCCGATCTGGTTTGAGTTTTCTATAAATTAA
- a CDS encoding response regulator, with protein MFKKVLVAEDLDSISIAVVQVLEELEVPVIHHVKYCDEGLLKVKKALAEKEPYDLMITDLSFKSDHRKVTLNSGDELVEAVNKVQPELKKIVFSIEDKSYRIKTLFNELGINAYVTKGRNSISELRNAIESTFNNEEKILSSDLSFNFNDKALIEIESYDISILKLLSQGYILESISREFKDLSITPNGTSSIEKRINKLKIYFKANNNVHLIAIAKDFGLV; from the coding sequence ATGTTTAAAAAAGTTTTAGTTGCCGAAGATCTAGACAGTATCAGCATTGCAGTTGTTCAAGTACTTGAAGAATTAGAAGTTCCAGTAATTCATCATGTGAAATATTGCGACGAAGGATTACTTAAAGTAAAAAAGGCATTGGCTGAAAAAGAACCTTACGATTTAATGATTACAGACTTATCGTTTAAATCTGATCATAGAAAAGTAACTTTAAATAGTGGCGATGAACTTGTTGAAGCTGTAAACAAAGTGCAACCGGAACTAAAAAAAATAGTTTTTTCTATAGAAGATAAAAGTTATAGAATTAAAACTCTTTTTAATGAACTTGGCATTAATGCTTATGTTACAAAAGGAAGAAATAGTATTTCGGAGTTAAGAAATGCTATTGAGAGTACATTTAATAACGAAGAAAAAATTCTTTCTTCTGATTTGTCTTTTAATTTTAATGATAAAGCTTTAATTGAAATTGAATCCTACGATATCTCAATTTTAAAACTTTTATCTCAAGGATATATTTTAGAAAGCATTTCTAGAGAGTTTAAAGATTTATCTATAACTCCCAACGGAACAAGTAGTATAGAAAAAAGAATCAATAAGTTGAAGATTTATTTTAAAGCTAATAATAATGTGCATTTAATTGCGATTGCAAAAGATTTTGGGTTAGTATAA
- a CDS encoding carboxymuconolactone decarboxylase family protein: MKPRIVIPNVAPEAYQALMNLEKYISTTSLTPVHKELIKIRASQINGCAFCINMHTADARKHGISEQRIYLISAWREADFYTEEEKAILALTEQVTLIGNHVSDEVYENAAKLFDEKYLAEILLAIITINSWNRLAITTGMRAS, encoded by the coding sequence ATGAAACCAAGAATTGTTATCCCGAATGTTGCTCCAGAAGCTTATCAAGCATTAATGAACTTAGAGAAATATATTTCTACAACTTCATTAACTCCCGTTCACAAAGAATTAATTAAAATCCGTGCTTCCCAAATTAATGGTTGTGCATTTTGTATTAATATGCATACTGCCGATGCTAGAAAACATGGTATTTCTGAACAAAGAATTTACTTAATTAGTGCTTGGCGCGAAGCTGATTTTTACACCGAAGAAGAAAAAGCAATTTTAGCTTTAACAGAACAAGTGACGTTAATTGGCAATCATGTTTCTGATGAAGTTTACGAAAATGCAGCTAAATTATTTGATGAAAAATACCTTGCAGAAATACTTTTGGCCATCATCACAATTAACTCTTGGAATAGATTAGCAATTACTACCGGAATGCGTGCATCATAA
- the infC gene encoding translation initiation factor IF-3 yields MAIKSNRGFQPRVEKKDAHRINNLIRVPEVRLVGENIEPGVFKIADALRLADQFELDLVEISPNAEPPVCKIMDYKKFVYEQKKRDKALKAKSSQVVVKEIRFGPQTDEHDYEFKRKNAEKFLKEGAKLKAFVFFKGRSIIYKDQGQILLLRLAQDLEEHGKVEAMPVLEGKRMIMFIAPKKKK; encoded by the coding sequence ATAGCAATAAAAAGTAACAGAGGTTTTCAACCTCGAGTAGAGAAAAAAGATGCGCACAGAATAAACAATCTTATTCGTGTTCCTGAAGTACGTCTTGTAGGTGAAAACATTGAACCAGGGGTTTTTAAAATTGCAGATGCGTTACGTTTAGCTGACCAATTTGAATTGGATTTAGTTGAAATTTCGCCAAACGCTGAACCACCGGTTTGTAAAATCATGGATTACAAGAAATTTGTTTACGAACAAAAGAAAAGAGACAAGGCATTAAAAGCTAAATCTTCTCAGGTTGTTGTAAAGGAAATACGATTTGGTCCTCAAACTGACGAGCATGATTATGAATTTAAAAGAAAGAACGCTGAGAAGTTCTTAAAAGAAGGAGCTAAATTAAAAGCTTTCGTTTTCTTCAAAGGTCGTTCTATCATTTATAAAGATCAAGGTCAAATTCTATTATTACGTCTTGCTCAAGATTTAGAGGAACATGGTAAAGTTGAAGCTATGCCTGTTTTGGAAGGAAAGAGAATGATTATGTTCATTGCTCCGAAGAAAAAGAAATAA
- a CDS encoding Crp/Fnr family transcriptional regulator — protein MQNILILHIKKFISLEPSDIDKLESCLEVSKIKKKEHILEEGQICNTMYFIVKGCMRQYIINSKGAEQTLQFGIENWWITDYLSYHNHVPSSFYLQAIENSEVIAIEKTILESLLIEIPNLERYFTIVMQKSFGAMQMRIKFLFTMSAEERYHHFNDHFPEFVQRVPQYMLASYLDFSAEFMSKIRAGKV, from the coding sequence ATGCAAAACATACTTATCCTTCATATTAAAAAATTCATTTCTCTTGAACCTTCAGATATTGATAAATTAGAATCATGTCTAGAAGTTTCGAAAATAAAAAAGAAAGAACATATCTTAGAAGAAGGGCAAATATGCAATACAATGTATTTTATTGTAAAAGGTTGCATGCGTCAGTACATCATTAACTCTAAAGGAGCTGAACAAACGTTGCAATTCGGTATCGAAAATTGGTGGATTACGGATTATTTAAGTTACCATAATCACGTTCCTTCAAGCTTTTATTTACAGGCCATAGAGAATTCAGAAGTTATTGCTATCGAGAAAACAATTCTAGAATCACTGTTAATTGAAATACCAAATCTAGAAAGGTATTTTACAATAGTTATGCAAAAAAGTTTTGGCGCTATGCAAATGCGCATCAAGTTCTTATTTACAATGTCGGCAGAAGAAAGATACCATCACTTTAATGATCATTTCCCAGAATTTGTTCAACGCGTTCCCCAATATATGCTTGCCTCCTACTTAGATTTCTCTGCAGAATTTATGAGTAAGATACGAGCTGGAAAAGTCTGA
- a CDS encoding tetratricopeptide repeat-containing sensor histidine kinase: MIPKRLQIITSLITTLLLLFSCQKQKTDNSKKTKREIEIHRLISKADQFYNNHNNTDSAFFYYNKARAACDLNEDVKNYVSCMYYMAEIQQDHEDFVGSIKTSIETIPFLNRIKNPDYVWNIYSVLGRNYYYTYDYPTAIYYYSKAFTLNTNRINKLEAKNNIAVIYLKQQKFEKALPIFLSISNEKIVQQSLENYSKILDYIGYCYYKLKDPKALSFFETSLKIKSKANYTDGLGRTYYNLAEYYQNDKADLAMKYAQLSYKNYKLSGNTDDRLIALKFIIENSSDIDSKKYALIYTKVIDSIYEVRQKAKNQFAKIKYDSKKEKEENLKLRAQKIKNELQIAKQESKNIVSYVIIIFASCLIVFLYFFLTVRANRQKIEATYQSEIRISKKLHDELANDIYHTMAFAENRNLSSEENRNHLLNSLDNIYSRTRNISKDNTPVISNQNYIVSLKEMISGFDTPNINLLINGLNTISWDKIDKNKKISIYRTIQELLVNMKKHSDATLAALTFKELENTIIINYTDNGKGIDTNKMVLRNGLHNIENRIHAAKGHIEIHSDLGKGFKVLIKLPV, from the coding sequence ATGATACCAAAAAGATTACAAATAATTACCTCTCTAATAACTACTTTATTACTGCTTTTTTCTTGTCAAAAGCAAAAGACAGATAACTCAAAAAAAACAAAAAGAGAGATCGAAATTCATAGACTCATAAGCAAAGCAGACCAATTTTACAATAATCACAACAACACTGACAGCGCATTTTTTTATTACAATAAAGCCAGAGCAGCTTGCGATCTTAACGAAGATGTGAAAAACTATGTTTCCTGCATGTATTACATGGCTGAAATTCAACAGGACCATGAGGATTTTGTCGGAAGCATTAAAACATCAATCGAAACAATTCCTTTTTTAAACCGAATAAAAAATCCAGATTATGTATGGAATATCTATAGTGTTTTAGGAAGAAATTATTATTACACTTATGACTATCCAACTGCTATATACTATTATTCTAAAGCTTTTACTTTAAATACCAATAGAATTAACAAACTTGAAGCTAAAAATAATATCGCAGTTATTTACCTAAAGCAACAAAAGTTTGAGAAAGCATTGCCCATTTTTCTTTCAATAAGTAATGAGAAAATTGTACAGCAAAGTCTTGAAAACTATTCTAAAATATTAGATTATATAGGTTATTGCTATTATAAACTTAAAGATCCAAAAGCATTGTCTTTTTTTGAAACGAGTTTAAAAATAAAGTCAAAAGCAAACTATACCGATGGTTTGGGCAGAACTTACTACAATCTTGCCGAATACTATCAAAACGACAAAGCTGATTTAGCAATGAAATATGCACAATTAAGCTACAAAAATTATAAATTATCGGGCAACACTGATGACCGCTTAATTGCTTTAAAATTTATCATAGAAAATAGTTCTGATATTGATTCAAAAAAATATGCGCTTATTTATACAAAAGTGATCGATAGTATTTATGAGGTAAGGCAAAAAGCTAAAAATCAATTTGCAAAAATCAAATACGACTCTAAAAAAGAAAAAGAGGAAAACCTGAAATTAAGAGCACAGAAAATTAAAAATGAGCTACAAATAGCAAAACAGGAAAGCAAAAATATTGTTTCATATGTCATAATTATATTTGCGTCATGTCTAATAGTTTTTCTATATTTTTTTCTTACTGTACGGGCTAATCGTCAAAAAATTGAAGCAACTTATCAAAGCGAAATCAGAATTTCAAAAAAATTACATGATGAGCTGGCTAACGATATTTACCATACAATGGCATTTGCAGAAAACAGAAATCTTTCTTCTGAAGAAAATAGAAATCATTTATTAAATAGTCTTGACAATATTTATTCTCGAACAAGAAATATTTCGAAGGATAATACTCCTGTTATTAGTAATCAAAATTATATAGTCTCTCTGAAAGAGATGATCTCCGGATTTGACACGCCAAATATTAATCTATTAATAAATGGTTTGAATACTATTTCTTGGGATAAAATTGATAAAAATAAAAAAATATCAATTTACCGAACTATACAGGAATTACTTGTAAACATGAAAAAACATAGCGATGCAACTTTAGCTGCATTAACCTTTAAAGAATTGGAGAATACTATAATAATCAATTATACCGATAACGGAAAAGGAATTGATACAAACAAAATGGTTTTAAGAAATGGTTTGCATAATATTGAGAACCGAATTCATGCTGCCAAAGGCCATATTGAAATTCATTCAGATTTGGGAAAAGGTTTCAAAGTTTTAATTAAACTTCCAGTATAA
- the rpmI gene encoding 50S ribosomal protein L35, translating into MPKMKTKSSAKKRFKVTGSGKIKRKHAFKSHILTKKSKKRKLALTHSALVHQTDMKSIKQQLRII; encoded by the coding sequence ATGCCTAAAATGAAAACAAAATCTAGCGCTAAGAAACGTTTTAAAGTTACTGGCTCTGGAAAGATTAAAAGAAAGCATGCTTTTAAAAGTCACATCTTGACTAAAAAATCTAAAAAACGTAAATTAGCTTTGACTCACTCAGCGCTAGTTCACCAAACAGATATGAAAAGCATCAAACAACAATTAAGAATTATCTAA
- a CDS encoding sensor histidine kinase — translation MNSNSIPEKELVAIILYISLFFIIVAVALIIFFYFSRKKIIQKELEKIDLILRYQKEQLHAIIVTQEEERKRIAQDLHDDISSKLNIVSLNSHLLTAPNLTEAETAEITENIIALTTKALDNSRKIAHNLLPPVFEKFGLSAGIEELCEEFESSKSVKTYYKNEIDFDEKDIDRHLHVFRILQELMNNSIRHGKASEIWISFANKDGINTCDYIDNGVGFNCSNAENQKGLGMKNIDSRISFLQGTIEINSEINKGIVVNFTF, via the coding sequence ATGAACTCCAATTCAATCCCCGAAAAAGAATTAGTTGCTATAATATTATATATCTCGCTATTTTTTATAATTGTTGCAGTAGCATTAATTATATTCTTTTATTTTTCTAGAAAAAAAATTATTCAAAAAGAGTTAGAAAAAATAGACTTAATACTTCGGTATCAAAAAGAACAACTGCATGCAATTATTGTAACGCAAGAGGAAGAGCGCAAAAGAATTGCTCAAGATCTTCATGATGATATTAGTTCCAAATTAAACATTGTTTCTTTAAACAGTCATTTGCTTACAGCGCCAAACCTTACAGAAGCAGAAACTGCAGAAATTACAGAAAACATAATTGCTTTGACCACAAAGGCATTAGACAATTCTAGAAAAATTGCGCATAATTTACTTCCGCCGGTTTTTGAAAAATTTGGTTTAAGTGCAGGTATTGAAGAATTATGCGAAGAATTTGAATCGAGTAAATCGGTCAAAACGTATTATAAAAATGAAATTGATTTTGATGAGAAAGACATAGACAGGCATTTGCATGTTTTTAGGATTTTGCAAGAATTAATGAATAATTCGATTCGTCACGGAAAAGCATCAGAGATATGGATTTCTTTTGCAAATAAAGACGGAATAAATACTTGTGATTATATAGATAATGGTGTTGGTTTTAATTGTTCAAATGCCGAAAACCAAAAGGGTTTAGGTATGAAAAATATCGATAGCCGAATATCATTTTTGCAGGGAACAATCGAAATTAACTCTGAAATTAATAAAGGAATTGTTGTAAATTTTACTTTTTAA